A DNA window from Burkholderia sp. HI2500 contains the following coding sequences:
- a CDS encoding type II toxin-antitoxin system ParD family antitoxin codes for MSRNTSVSLGDHFAEFVDAQVQSGRYSSASDVVRAGLRLLESHETQVRALQEALKAGEASGTPQPFDNEAFLARMRATHGG; via the coding sequence ATGTCGCGAAACACATCCGTTTCCCTGGGCGACCACTTTGCCGAATTCGTCGACGCTCAAGTCCAGTCGGGACGATACAGTTCCGCGAGCGATGTCGTACGAGCTGGCTTGCGACTTCTCGAATCACATGAAACGCAGGTGCGCGCATTGCAGGAAGCGTTGAAGGCTGGTGAGGCATCGGGAACACCCCAACCATTCGACAACGAGGCCTTCCTGGCCCGGATGCGGGCGACGCATGGCGGTTAA
- the cobW gene encoding cobalamin biosynthesis protein CobW yields MTLRKLPVTIVTGFLGSGKTTLMRHILQHAEGRRIAVIVNEFGELGIDGEILKGCGIGCEDADGAQGEAAGQLYELANGCLCCTVQEEFYPVMEALVERRADIDHVLIETSGLALPKPLVQAFNWPTIRNSFTVDAVVTVVDGPAAASGQFAENPQAVDAQRRADPNLDHESPLHELFADQLSSADLVIVNKADLVGDAEFAQIETAIREEIPPQVKIVRATRGELDLAMLLGLESASEETIHLRHDHHGSADDGDHDHHHDDFDSVVVSGDAGTREATIAALQRVVEAHTIYRAKGFAALPGAPMRLVIQGVGRRFDSYFDRRWQDGETRASRFVLIGEDLDAAALQRAFDAACAAEPQQA; encoded by the coding sequence ATGACCCTACGCAAGCTTCCCGTCACGATCGTCACGGGCTTTCTCGGCAGCGGCAAGACGACGCTGATGCGCCACATCCTGCAGCACGCCGAAGGCCGCCGCATCGCGGTGATCGTCAACGAATTCGGCGAGCTCGGCATCGACGGCGAAATCCTCAAGGGCTGCGGCATCGGCTGCGAGGATGCCGACGGCGCGCAGGGCGAAGCGGCGGGCCAGCTGTACGAACTCGCGAACGGCTGCCTGTGCTGCACCGTGCAGGAAGAGTTCTATCCGGTGATGGAAGCGCTCGTCGAGCGCCGCGCGGACATCGACCACGTGCTGATCGAGACGTCCGGCCTCGCCCTGCCGAAGCCGCTCGTGCAGGCGTTCAACTGGCCGACGATCCGCAACAGCTTCACGGTCGATGCGGTCGTGACCGTGGTCGACGGGCCGGCTGCCGCCAGCGGCCAGTTCGCGGAAAACCCGCAGGCCGTCGACGCGCAGCGCCGCGCCGATCCGAACCTCGACCACGAATCGCCGCTGCACGAGCTGTTCGCCGATCAGCTGTCGTCCGCCGACCTCGTGATCGTGAACAAGGCCGATCTCGTCGGCGACGCCGAGTTCGCGCAGATCGAAACCGCGATCCGCGAAGAAATCCCACCGCAGGTGAAGATCGTGCGCGCGACGCGCGGCGAGCTCGACCTCGCGATGCTGCTCGGCCTCGAATCGGCATCCGAAGAAACGATCCACCTGCGTCACGACCATCACGGCTCGGCCGACGACGGCGATCACGATCACCATCACGACGATTTCGACTCGGTGGTCGTGTCGGGCGACGCCGGCACGCGCGAAGCGACGATCGCCGCGCTGCAGCGCGTCGTCGAAGCGCACACGATCTACCGCGCAAAAGGCTTCGCCGCGCTGCCCGGCGCGCCGATGCGGCTCGTGATCCAGGGCGTCGGCCGCCGCTTCGACAGCTATTTCGACCGTCGCTGGCAGGACGGCGAAACGCGCGCGAGCCGCTTCGTGCTGATCGGCGAGGATCTCGACGCGGCCGCGCTGCAACGCGCGTTCGATGCCGCGTGCGCGGCCGAGCCGCAACAGGCGTAA
- a CDS encoding M20 aminoacylase family protein — MTHSVIPASLADEMIEIRHRIHAHPELGFEEFATSDLVAEQLQSWGYTVHRGLGGTGVVAQLKVGSGAQRLGLRADMDALPIHEATGLPYESRIAGKMHACGHDGHTAMLLAAAKHLARERRFSGTLNLIFQPAEEGLGGAKKMLDEGLFELFPCDAIFAMHNMPGFPTGKFGFLPGSFMASSDTVIVDVQGRGGHGAVPHKAVDSVVVCAQIVIALQTIVSRNVSPLDMAIVTVGAIHAGEAPNVIPDRAQMRLSVRALKPEVRDLLETRIKEVVHAQAAVFGATATIDYQRRYPVLVNDAEMTAFARNVAREWVGDANLIDGMVPLTGSEDFAFLLEKRPGCYLIIGNGDGEGGCMVHNPGYDFNDAALPTGASYWVKLAETFLV; from the coding sequence GTGACGCACAGCGTGATTCCCGCAAGCCTCGCCGACGAAATGATCGAGATCCGGCACCGCATCCACGCCCACCCCGAGCTCGGTTTCGAGGAATTCGCGACGAGCGACCTCGTCGCGGAGCAACTGCAGTCGTGGGGCTACACGGTGCATCGCGGGCTGGGCGGCACGGGCGTCGTCGCGCAGTTGAAGGTCGGCAGCGGCGCCCAGCGTCTCGGCCTGCGCGCCGACATGGACGCACTGCCGATCCACGAGGCCACGGGCCTGCCGTACGAGAGCAGGATCGCCGGCAAGATGCACGCATGCGGCCACGACGGCCACACGGCGATGCTGCTCGCGGCCGCGAAGCATCTGGCGCGCGAGCGCCGTTTCTCCGGCACGCTGAACCTGATTTTCCAGCCGGCCGAGGAAGGGCTCGGCGGCGCGAAGAAGATGCTCGACGAAGGGCTGTTCGAGCTATTCCCGTGCGACGCGATCTTCGCGATGCACAACATGCCCGGTTTCCCGACGGGCAAGTTCGGCTTCCTGCCGGGGTCGTTCATGGCGTCGTCGGATACGGTGATCGTCGACGTGCAGGGCCGGGGCGGCCACGGCGCGGTGCCGCACAAGGCGGTCGATTCGGTGGTCGTCTGCGCGCAGATCGTCATTGCGCTGCAGACGATCGTGTCGCGCAACGTGTCGCCGCTCGACATGGCGATCGTCACGGTCGGCGCGATCCACGCGGGCGAAGCGCCGAACGTGATTCCCGATCGCGCGCAGATGCGCCTGTCGGTGCGCGCGCTGAAGCCGGAGGTGCGCGACCTGCTCGAGACGCGCATCAAGGAAGTCGTGCATGCGCAGGCGGCCGTGTTCGGCGCGACCGCGACGATCGACTACCAGCGCCGCTACCCGGTGCTCGTCAACGATGCGGAAATGACCGCGTTCGCGCGCAACGTCGCCCGCGAGTGGGTGGGCGATGCGAACCTGATCGACGGGATGGTGCCGCTCACCGGCAGCGAGGATTTCGCGTTCCTGCTCGAGAAGCGGCCGGGCTGCTACCTGATCATCGGTAACGGCGACGGGGAGGGCGGCTGCATGGTGCACAACCCCGGCTACGACTTCAACGACGCGGCGCTACCGACTGGCGCGTCGTACTGGGTGAAGCTGGCGGAGACGTTCCTGGTGTGA
- the cobA gene encoding uroporphyrinogen-III C-methyltransferase: MSRAWLVGAGPGDADLLTLKAVHAIGAADVLLVDDLVNPDVLRHARADAHIEHVGKRGGHASTPQETIVAAMLAHLRAGRSVARLKGGDPFVFGRGGEELAALGAAGFPVEVVNGVTAGIAAPAAIGIPVTQRGDAQGVIFVTGHGAGADEPDWRALAATRMTIVIYMGIRRLDAIATALRDGGLPGATPCAAIEHATRAEQRHVLATLDTLVERIGTTGIGSPAIIVIGRVAAFADDPAVRAALGSGA, encoded by the coding sequence ATGAGCCGCGCCTGGCTCGTCGGCGCCGGCCCCGGCGACGCCGACCTGCTGACGCTCAAGGCCGTCCACGCGATCGGCGCGGCGGACGTGCTGCTCGTCGACGATCTCGTGAATCCCGACGTGCTGCGCCATGCGCGCGCCGATGCGCACATCGAGCACGTCGGCAAGCGCGGCGGTCATGCGTCGACGCCGCAGGAGACGATCGTCGCCGCGATGCTCGCGCATCTGCGCGCGGGGCGCAGCGTCGCGCGGCTCAAGGGCGGCGATCCGTTCGTGTTCGGCCGCGGCGGCGAGGAGCTGGCCGCGCTCGGCGCGGCGGGATTCCCGGTCGAGGTCGTGAACGGCGTCACCGCGGGCATCGCCGCGCCGGCCGCAATCGGCATCCCGGTCACGCAGCGCGGCGACGCGCAGGGCGTGATCTTCGTCACGGGCCACGGCGCGGGTGCCGACGAACCCGACTGGCGCGCGCTCGCGGCCACGCGCATGACGATCGTCATCTACATGGGCATCCGCCGGCTCGACGCGATTGCCACCGCGCTGCGCGATGGCGGCCTGCCCGGCGCGACGCCGTGCGCGGCGATCGAGCATGCGACGCGCGCCGAACAACGCCACGTGCTCGCGACACTCGACACGCTCGTCGAACGCATCGGCACGACCGGCATCGGTTCGCCGGCGATCATCGTGATCGGCCGCGTCGCGGCGTTCGCCGACGACCCCGCGGTACGGGCCGCGCTCGGCAGCGGCGCATGA
- the cobO gene encoding cob(I)yrinic acid a,c-diamide adenosyltransferase has translation MKTDAESHQRMTERRRAGHEKKQAAAVNEKGLLIVNTGNGKGKSTAAFGMAVRVLGHGMRLGVVQFIKGALHTSERDFLGAVAECDFVTMGDGYTWNTQNRDADIATARKGWDEARRMIESGDYRMVILDELNTVLKYEYLPLDEVLATLTARPESVHVVVTGRHAPDALIDAADLVTEMRLVKHPYKEQGVKAQRGVEF, from the coding sequence ATGAAAACCGACGCTGAATCCCATCAACGGATGACCGAACGCCGCCGTGCCGGCCACGAGAAGAAGCAGGCCGCCGCCGTCAACGAAAAGGGCCTGCTGATCGTCAACACCGGCAACGGCAAGGGCAAGAGCACGGCCGCGTTCGGCATGGCCGTGCGCGTGCTCGGCCACGGCATGCGGCTCGGTGTCGTGCAGTTCATCAAGGGCGCGCTGCACACGTCCGAGCGCGACTTCCTCGGCGCGGTGGCCGAATGCGACTTCGTGACGATGGGCGACGGCTATACGTGGAACACGCAGAACCGCGACGCCGACATCGCGACCGCGCGCAAGGGCTGGGACGAGGCGCGCCGGATGATCGAGAGCGGCGATTACCGAATGGTGATCCTCGACGAGCTGAACACGGTGCTGAAGTACGAATACCTGCCGCTCGACGAAGTGCTCGCGACGCTGACTGCGCGGCCCGAGTCGGTGCACGTCGTCGTGACCGGGCGGCATGCGCCCGATGCGCTGATCGACGCGGCCGACCTCGTTACCGAAATGCGGCTCGTCAAGCATCCGTACAAGGAGCAAGGCGTGAAGGCGCAGCGCGGCGTGGAGTTCTGA
- a CDS encoding GNAT family N-acetyltransferase: MEDTLTKPAGTADAVEGEVAAALDGAAHGQAMAVAEHTLDAWRPDDSPDELLAAFVALFNTDTRYDAATITVPLGDADAAAVAAYVARAVREGVIDGAQVAGDALRFTVSRATFWQNPRPWLKAPASGGMPLRHVITNGHRHPVRPPSPAGEIYARTMPQVGMTFSLRTVDVDAHADLFSGWMNLDRVAHFWDQRGTRDEHAAYLAERLADPHMHPMIGYFDDTPFGYFEFYWAKEDRLAPFYDAHDYDRGLHLLIGDSRFQSAGKLHAWWSGVLHYMFVDEPRTQRLVGEPRVDHVRHIAYMHRLGFYTLKEFDFPHKRAALTVIERDTFFDTFKLP; the protein is encoded by the coding sequence ATGGAAGACACGTTGACGAAACCGGCCGGCACCGCGGACGCCGTCGAAGGTGAAGTGGCCGCCGCGCTCGACGGCGCCGCACACGGGCAGGCGATGGCCGTCGCCGAGCATACGCTCGACGCGTGGCGGCCCGACGACTCGCCGGACGAACTGCTCGCGGCGTTCGTCGCGCTGTTCAACACCGACACGCGCTACGACGCGGCGACGATCACGGTGCCGCTCGGCGACGCCGACGCGGCAGCCGTGGCGGCGTACGTCGCGCGCGCGGTGCGCGAGGGCGTGATCGACGGCGCGCAGGTTGCCGGCGACGCGCTGCGCTTCACCGTATCGCGTGCGACGTTCTGGCAGAACCCGCGGCCGTGGCTGAAGGCGCCCGCGTCGGGTGGCATGCCGCTGCGCCATGTGATCACGAACGGCCACCGGCACCCGGTGCGGCCGCCGTCGCCGGCCGGCGAGATCTACGCACGCACCATGCCGCAGGTCGGGATGACGTTCAGCCTGCGCACCGTCGATGTCGACGCGCACGCGGACCTGTTCAGCGGCTGGATGAACCTCGATCGCGTCGCGCACTTCTGGGACCAGCGCGGCACGCGCGACGAGCACGCGGCGTATCTCGCCGAGCGGCTCGCCGATCCGCACATGCACCCGATGATCGGCTATTTCGACGACACGCCGTTCGGCTATTTCGAGTTCTACTGGGCGAAGGAGGACCGTCTCGCGCCGTTCTACGACGCGCACGACTACGACCGCGGGCTGCATCTGCTGATCGGCGATTCGCGCTTCCAGAGCGCCGGCAAGCTGCATGCGTGGTGGAGCGGGGTGCTGCACTACATGTTCGTCGACGAACCGCGCACGCAGCGGCTCGTGGGCGAGCCGCGCGTCGATCACGTGCGGCACATCGCGTACATGCACCGGCTCGGGTTCTACACGCTGAAGGAGTTCGACTTCCCGCACAAGCGCGCGGCGCTCACCGTGATCGAGCGCGATACATTCTTCGACACTTTCAAATTGCCGTGA
- a CDS encoding nucleotidyl transferase AbiEii/AbiGii toxin family protein translates to MTDTSPNRPLEVDARRPLEPAAVALLQAVGSACARLDTAFVVAGATARDILMWHVHGIRPVRATRDVDVAVCAVSWPFHAQLVEALVATGQFTRAPKQQQKLLFDSGAHGFRTELDLVPFGPLETPPGEIAWPPDGEFVLNVLGFQEAVDTAQPVSIDARTVVPVASLPALALLKLLAWKDRRARQNSDAYDLLFLLRNFHDAGNRERIWDAAPDLLEIHAFQPGLAAAALLAREAKRIASPQTRDAIRALLSDEATYAVLGQDLLARAFALLPGEFSDDADRYLDAFRNAFLADEPASRA, encoded by the coding sequence ATGACCGATACCTCGCCCAACCGCCCGCTTGAGGTCGACGCACGCCGGCCGCTGGAGCCCGCGGCGGTCGCGTTGCTGCAGGCCGTCGGCTCGGCCTGCGCGCGCCTCGACACGGCGTTCGTGGTCGCCGGCGCCACCGCGCGCGACATCCTGATGTGGCACGTGCACGGCATCCGGCCGGTGCGCGCGACGCGAGATGTCGACGTCGCAGTGTGCGCGGTGAGCTGGCCGTTTCACGCGCAACTCGTCGAGGCACTTGTCGCGACCGGGCAGTTCACGCGCGCACCGAAACAGCAGCAGAAACTGCTGTTCGACAGCGGCGCGCACGGTTTTCGCACGGAGCTGGATCTCGTGCCGTTCGGGCCGCTCGAAACGCCTCCGGGCGAAATCGCATGGCCGCCCGACGGTGAATTCGTGCTGAACGTGCTCGGGTTTCAGGAAGCCGTGGACACCGCACAGCCTGTGTCGATCGATGCGCGCACCGTGGTACCGGTGGCCAGCCTGCCGGCACTGGCGCTGCTGAAGCTGCTCGCCTGGAAGGACCGGCGTGCGCGCCAGAACAGCGATGCGTACGACCTGCTGTTCCTGCTGCGGAATTTTCACGACGCGGGCAATCGCGAACGTATCTGGGATGCCGCGCCGGACCTGCTCGAGATCCACGCGTTCCAGCCGGGACTCGCCGCTGCCGCGCTGCTCGCGCGAGAGGCGAAACGCATCGCTTCGCCGCAAACGCGTGACGCGATCCGTGCGCTGTTGTCGGACGAAGCAACTTATGCCGTGCTCGGCCAGGATCTGCTGGCACGTGCCTTTGCGCTGTTACCCGGTGAATTCAGCGATGACGCCGACCGGTATCTCGACGCATTCCGCAACGCCTTTCTCGCAGATGAACCCGCGTCGCGCGCTTGA
- a CDS encoding cobyrinate a,c-diamide synthase → MPACPALFVSAPASGQGKTSVTAGLARLHRRLGRRVRVFKTGPDFLDPMLLARASGAPVHALDLGMVGEAGCRALLADAARDADLILIEGVMGLFDGTPSSADLAAAFGVPVVAVISAKSMAQTFAAIAFGLARFRPGLPFHGVLANRVGSARHAELLQQALPDDLRWLGHVPADAGIALPERHLGLHQPGDIDDLDARLDRAADVLAQTALAELPPAVAFAEPDATAPLPRALAGKRIAVARDAAFSFTYPANLALLDTLGAQVRFFSPLADEPVPDDCDALFLPGGYPELHAAALAANAATARSIRAHAAAGRPIVAECGGMVYLCESLTDVDGVTTPMLGLLPGHATMQRRFAALGMQQLDTRSGTMRGHTFHYSRLATPLEPVAHAARPDGAPGYGEAVYCRDAIVATYMHMYWPSNPDAVVALFSGEAF, encoded by the coding sequence ATGCCCGCCTGCCCCGCGTTGTTCGTCAGTGCGCCCGCGTCGGGCCAGGGCAAGACGTCGGTGACGGCCGGCCTCGCGCGGCTGCACCGCCGGCTCGGCCGGCGCGTGCGCGTGTTCAAGACCGGGCCCGATTTTCTCGATCCGATGCTGCTGGCGCGCGCGAGCGGCGCGCCCGTGCATGCGCTCGACCTCGGGATGGTCGGCGAGGCCGGCTGCCGCGCGCTGCTGGCCGACGCCGCGCGCGACGCGGACCTGATCCTGATCGAAGGCGTGATGGGGCTGTTCGACGGCACGCCGAGCAGCGCCGACCTCGCGGCCGCGTTCGGCGTGCCGGTCGTCGCGGTGATTTCGGCGAAGTCGATGGCGCAGACCTTCGCGGCGATCGCGTTCGGGCTCGCGCGGTTCCGGCCGGGGCTGCCGTTTCACGGCGTGCTGGCGAATCGCGTCGGGTCGGCCCGGCATGCGGAACTGCTGCAACAGGCGCTGCCCGACGACTTGCGCTGGCTCGGGCACGTGCCGGCCGATGCGGGCATCGCGCTGCCGGAGCGGCATCTCGGCCTGCATCAGCCGGGCGACATCGACGATCTCGACGCGCGGCTCGATCGCGCGGCCGACGTGCTCGCGCAAACGGCGCTTGCCGAGTTGCCGCCGGCTGTGGCGTTCGCGGAACCGGACGCCACGGCGCCGCTGCCACGTGCGCTCGCCGGCAAGCGGATCGCGGTGGCGCGCGATGCGGCTTTTTCGTTCACTTATCCGGCGAATCTCGCGTTGCTCGACACGCTCGGTGCGCAGGTGCGATTCTTTTCGCCGCTCGCCGACGAACCCGTGCCGGACGACTGCGACGCACTGTTCCTGCCGGGCGGCTATCCGGAATTGCATGCGGCGGCACTCGCGGCGAATGCCGCGACCGCGCGGTCGATTCGTGCGCACGCAGCGGCCGGCCGGCCGATCGTCGCGGAATGCGGGGGGATGGTGTATCTGTGTGAATCGCTGACCGATGTGGACGGCGTGACGACGCCGATGCTTGGGCTGTTGCCGGGTCACGCGACGATGCAGCGCCGGTTCGCGGCGCTCGGCATGCAGCAGCTCGACACGCGCAGCGGGACGATGCGGGGGCATACGTTCCATTATTCGCGGCTCGCGACGCCGCTGGAACCGGTCGCGCATGCCGCGCGTCCCGATGGCGCGCCGGGCTACGGCGAAGCCGTCTATTGTCGCGATGCGATCGTCGCGACGTACATGCACATGTACTGGCCGTCGAATCCGGATGCGGTCGTGGCGTTGTTCAGCGGGGAAGCGTTCTAG
- a CDS encoding type IV toxin-antitoxin system AbiEi family antitoxin produces the protein MPVNTSLSVSEQHVLDEACAAFESATRRFRARPVRVPAAYEARADAMIRFDVAGQAFEMPVVISLRVESLAGALAELRRRGDTAAPGERPLMLVAPYLSAELAAGLTDQGIPFLDTAGNACLIEPEATVMIAGRPKPARTPRRQASRATTPKGLAVMFALATQPGLVAQPYRAIAAASDVALGTVNLAMDDLIARGLVGQRRNGERLMPDWPRFVHEWVALYPSRLRAKLPSRRFASLAPDWWRGVDFAAFDARFGGEPAADLLTHGLKPASITVYTHGTASNRLLLQGRLRPDERGDVEIVEAFWPRSAELAWREQEVPVVPPLLIYADLVASGDSRNLSIADRIHDRYLAQPPA, from the coding sequence ATGCCCGTGAACACTTCCCTCTCCGTGTCGGAACAGCACGTGCTCGACGAAGCCTGCGCCGCGTTCGAAAGCGCGACCCGGCGCTTTCGTGCCCGGCCCGTGCGTGTGCCGGCCGCCTACGAGGCGCGCGCCGACGCCATGATCCGCTTCGACGTTGCCGGGCAGGCATTCGAGATGCCGGTCGTCATCAGCCTGCGCGTCGAATCGCTGGCGGGCGCACTCGCGGAATTGCGCCGCCGCGGCGACACCGCAGCGCCCGGCGAACGGCCGCTGATGCTGGTCGCACCGTATCTTTCGGCGGAACTGGCCGCCGGCCTGACCGACCAGGGCATCCCGTTTCTCGATACCGCCGGCAACGCATGCCTGATCGAACCGGAGGCGACCGTGATGATCGCGGGCCGGCCGAAGCCCGCACGCACACCGCGCCGACAGGCGTCGCGCGCGACGACGCCGAAGGGGCTGGCCGTGATGTTCGCACTCGCGACACAGCCGGGCCTGGTCGCGCAACCGTATCGGGCGATCGCCGCTGCATCGGACGTCGCACTCGGTACGGTCAATCTCGCGATGGACGACCTGATCGCGCGTGGCCTCGTCGGGCAACGCCGCAACGGCGAGCGCCTGATGCCCGACTGGCCGCGCTTCGTGCACGAATGGGTCGCGCTCTATCCGAGCCGCTTGCGCGCGAAACTGCCGAGCCGCCGGTTTGCCAGCCTCGCGCCCGACTGGTGGCGCGGCGTAGATTTCGCGGCATTCGATGCGCGATTCGGCGGCGAGCCGGCAGCCGACCTGCTGACGCACGGCCTGAAACCCGCCTCGATCACCGTCTATACGCACGGCACCGCGTCGAACCGGCTGCTGCTTCAGGGCCGCCTGCGTCCGGACGAGCGCGGCGATGTCGAGATCGTCGAAGCGTTCTGGCCGCGGTCCGCGGAGCTTGCCTGGCGCGAGCAGGAAGTACCGGTCGTACCGCCGCTGCTGATCTACGCGGATCTCGTCGCGTCCGGCGACAGCCGCAATCTTTCCATCGCCGATCGCATCCATGACCGATACCTCGCCCAACCGCCCGCTTGA
- a CDS encoding cobalamin biosynthesis protein: protein MMRVALGIGFRAGVTAAQLDAAIRAALMPYPAAEPALVATLADKACARALRTLCARRGWPLVAFDVAQLASRPELAASGPSAAALARFGVAGVAEPCAQLAAPRGRLLGPKSIRDGVTVALAGPL, encoded by the coding sequence ATGATGCGTGTCGCACTCGGCATCGGTTTTCGTGCGGGCGTGACGGCCGCGCAACTCGATGCCGCGATCCGCGCGGCGCTGATGCCGTACCCGGCCGCCGAACCCGCGCTCGTGGCCACGCTCGCCGACAAGGCGTGTGCCCGCGCGCTGCGCACGCTCTGCGCGCGACGCGGCTGGCCGCTCGTCGCGTTTGACGTGGCGCAACTCGCGAGCCGCCCGGAACTGGCCGCGAGCGGCCCGTCGGCTGCCGCGCTCGCCCGCTTCGGCGTCGCGGGCGTGGCCGAGCCGTGCGCGCAGCTCGCGGCGCCGCGCGGCCGGCTGCTGGGCCCCAAATCCATCCGGGACGGCGTGACGGTCGCACTCGCCGGCCCGCTCTGA
- a CDS encoding type II toxin-antitoxin system RelE/ParE family toxin, with amino-acid sequence MAVKGRQLQLTPLAELDLEDIWRYTVGRWSLKQADLYHRDLIGTMEALARGEKVGRTCIVRDGYFRYAVGSHVVFYRETEYTIDVIRVLHQRMDIEQHL; translated from the coding sequence ATGGCGGTTAAAGGCAGACAGCTTCAGCTCACACCGCTGGCCGAACTCGATCTCGAAGACATTTGGCGCTATACCGTCGGGCGTTGGTCACTCAAGCAAGCCGACCTTTACCATCGCGATCTGATCGGAACCATGGAAGCGCTGGCGCGCGGTGAAAAGGTCGGCCGGACTTGCATTGTTCGCGATGGATATTTCCGGTACGCCGTGGGCTCCCACGTCGTGTTCTATCGTGAAACGGAATACACGATCGATGTGATTCGGGTCCTGCATCAACGCATGGACATCGAACAACATTTGTAA